Proteins from one Methanobrevibacter sp. genomic window:
- a CDS encoding flavodoxin codes for MKTLLVYYSRTNITKEIAETIQKKLDCDIEEITDNNKYSGKLGFLKGGMNAAMGRTTDINPISKNPSDYDLIIIGTPVWASNMATPIYTYLMKYNSEIKNVASFCTCMGNGYEQTLKNISEVCGKEQISTMFLTAEDIKNPEEKINIFINEIR; via the coding sequence ATGAAAACCTTACTCGTTTACTATTCAAGAACAAACATTACAAAAGAAATAGCTGAAACAATACAGAAAAAACTTGATTGTGATATTGAAGAGATAACAGACAACAACAAATATTCCGGAAAACTTGGATTTTTAAAAGGAGGAATGAATGCTGCAATGGGAAGAACAACAGACATCAATCCCATATCAAAAAATCCATCAGATTATGATTTAATCATCATTGGAACTCCAGTTTGGGCTTCAAATATGGCAACTCCAATTTATACATATCTAATGAAATACAACAGTGAAATTAAAAATGTGGCATCATTCTGTACCTGTATGGGCAACGGATATGAACAAACTTTAAAGAATATTTCAGAAGTATGTGGTAAAGAACAAATTTCAACAATGTTTTTGACTGCAGAAGATATTAAAAACCCAGAAGAAAAAATAAATATTTTTATTAATGAAATCAGATAA
- a CDS encoding DUF5518 domain-containing protein gives MTKWKAVIIGFILAIIVKSFFAQYEFIGLLIVGFITGYIAHDGALSGLWNAAVAGALGTIVSAVLFVLVATFGGSLFGIFGGLTGFTLSGITSITIVITYLIYYAIVMGITGAFGGIIASKK, from the coding sequence ATGACTAAATGGAAAGCAGTAATTATAGGTTTCATATTAGCTATAATAGTTAAATCATTTTTCGCCCAATATGAATTTATTGGATTATTAATTGTTGGATTTATCACAGGTTATATTGCACATGACGGAGCACTTAGCGGATTATGGAATGCTGCTGTTGCAGGAGCATTAGGTACAATTGTTAGTGCAGTATTATTTGTTTTAGTCGCAACTTTCGGTGGAAGTTTATTCGGTATTTTCGGAGGATTGACTGGATTTACCCTCTCCGGAATCACAAGTATAACCATAGTAATAACATATTTGATTTATTACGCAATTGTAATGGGAATAACTGGAGCATTCGGTGGAATAATAGCTTCTAAAAAATAA
- a CDS encoding formate--phosphoribosylaminoimidazolecarboxamide ligase, giving the protein MGKVKKEDILDILAKYDKSDITIATLGSHTSLHILQGAKEEGFRTAVVCEKGREIPYQRFGVADEFIMVDKFKDIVNEDVQQKLRDMNAIVVPHGSFVAYAGLDNVEDKFNVPMFGNRDVLRWEAERDKERQLLVEGGVRIPFKYDSPSEIDRPVMVKFPGARGGRGYFVASSTEEFDSKIEAMKARGWLEDSDVEAAHIEEYVSGCNYCIHYFYSALDDTVELMGMDTRYESSIDGFVRMPAKDQLDIDLSPSYVVTGNHPAVIRESLLTQVFDIADKLTESAKKLVAPGLNGPFCMQTLVNDNLEVICFEISARTDGGTNTFMDGSPYSYLTYGKPMSMGRRIALEIKNGIEREELEKIIT; this is encoded by the coding sequence ATGGGAAAAGTGAAAAAGGAAGATATCTTAGATATCTTGGCTAAATATGACAAAAGTGATATAACAATAGCTACCCTTGGAAGCCATACATCCTTACATATTTTGCAAGGTGCAAAAGAAGAGGGTTTTAGAACTGCTGTTGTTTGTGAAAAAGGACGTGAAATTCCATATCAAAGATTTGGAGTTGCAGATGAATTTATAATGGTTGACAAATTCAAGGACATTGTAAATGAAGATGTACAACAAAAACTCAGAGATATGAATGCTATTGTTGTTCCTCATGGATCTTTTGTTGCATATGCCGGTTTGGATAATGTTGAAGATAAATTCAATGTTCCAATGTTCGGAAACCGTGATGTGCTCAGATGGGAAGCTGAAAGAGACAAAGAAAGACAATTGCTTGTTGAAGGTGGCGTAAGAATACCTTTCAAATATGACAGTCCTTCTGAAATCGACAGACCTGTAATGGTAAAATTCCCAGGTGCAAGAGGTGGAAGAGGTTACTTTGTTGCTTCATCTACTGAAGAGTTCGACTCAAAAATTGAAGCTATGAAAGCACGTGGATGGTTAGAAGACAGTGATGTTGAAGCAGCTCACATTGAAGAATATGTATCTGGTTGTAACTACTGTATACACTATTTCTACTCTGCATTAGATGATACTGTTGAATTAATGGGTATGGATACAAGATACGAATCCAGTATTGATGGTTTTGTAAGAATGCCTGCAAAAGATCAATTGGACATTGATTTAAGTCCATCTTATGTAGTAACTGGTAACCACCCTGCTGTAATTCGTGAATCATTACTTACACAAGTATTTGACATTGCAGACAAATTAACTGAAAGTGCTAAAAAATTAGTTGCTCCAGGATTAAATGGTCCTTTCTGTATGCAAACTTTAGTTAACGATAACTTAGAAGTAATTTGTTTTGAAATCAGTGCAAGAACTGACGGTGGAACAAACACATTCATGGACGGTTCACCTTATTCCTATTTAACTTATGGAAAACCAATGAGTATGGGTAGAAGAATTGCTCTTGAAATCAAAAACGGTATAGAAAGAGAAGAATTAGAAAAAATAATAACATAA
- a CDS encoding metallophosphoesterase codes for MLIGLISDTHIPDRAKEIPQKVIDTFKDVDLILHAGDLTSMEVIEELEKIAPVMAIQGNMDRVNGIDLPKARVIKAEDLRIGLVHGEVYPRADTQQLLYLARQLDADILVSGHSHQPKIEQIEGILLLNPGSPIVPRLADRTVMLLEINKKEVDVEIIKIGAPVCSALDFDKYKRD; via the coding sequence ATGTTAATCGGTTTGATTTCAGACACCCACATTCCTGATAGAGCAAAAGAAATACCTCAAAAGGTGATTGATACTTTTAAAGATGTTGATTTAATATTGCACGCTGGAGATTTAACTTCAATGGAAGTTATTGAGGAATTAGAAAAAATAGCTCCAGTAATGGCAATCCAAGGAAATATGGATAGAGTAAATGGAATTGACCTTCCAAAAGCCAGAGTGATTAAAGCAGAAGATTTAAGAATTGGTCTGGTTCATGGAGAAGTTTATCCAAGAGCAGACACACAGCAATTATTATATCTTGCAAGACAATTAGATGCAGATATTTTAGTGTCAGGACATTCACACCAACCGAAAATCGAACAGATTGAAGGAATTTTACTTTTAAATCCTGGAAGTCCAATCGTGCCAAGACTTGCAGATAGAACTGTAATGTTACTTGAAATAAACAAAAAAGAAGTAGACGTTGAAATAATAAAAATTGGTGCGCCAGTTTGCAGTGCACTTGACTTTGACAAATACAAGAGGGATTAA
- a CDS encoding 23S rRNA (uridine(2552)-2'-O)-methyltransferase (Specifically methylates the uridine in position 2552 of 23S rRNA in the fully assembled 50S ribosomal subunit) produces the protein MGSRWQMEKHNDPYYKQAKKEEYRSRASYKLKQLDKKYKLIKEGNTVVDLGAAPGGWSQVALEKVGEEGIVVGVDLNRFKKFHEPNYYGLRGDFTTPEVQEKIMSIIGGKAKVVMSDASPSLCGIKNIDQLRSIDLVNVVIEIAENILEEKGNLVMKVFQGPEYKNMLESLKGKFRHVRTTKPASSRKKSSEMYVVGLEYMPNKRNRKKRKN, from the coding sequence ATGGGAAGCAGATGGCAAATGGAAAAACACAATGACCCATATTATAAACAAGCTAAAAAAGAAGAATACCGTTCAAGAGCATCATATAAACTCAAACAACTTGATAAAAAATATAAACTCATTAAAGAAGGAAATACCGTAGTTGATCTTGGAGCAGCACCCGGAGGATGGTCTCAAGTTGCTCTTGAAAAAGTTGGTGAAGAAGGAATTGTTGTTGGAGTTGACTTAAACAGATTCAAAAAATTCCATGAACCTAACTATTATGGACTTAGAGGAGATTTCACAACCCCTGAAGTTCAGGAAAAGATTATGAGCATCATTGGTGGGAAGGCAAAAGTAGTAATGTCTGATGCATCACCATCATTATGTGGAATCAAGAATATTGACCAATTAAGATCAATTGATTTAGTCAATGTTGTAATTGAAATCGCTGAAAACATTCTAGAAGAAAAAGGAAACCTTGTAATGAAAGTATTCCAAGGCCCAGAATACAAAAATATGTTAGAATCACTAAAAGGTAAATTTAGACATGTTAGAACTACAAAACCCGCATCATCACGTAAAAAAAGTTCTGAAATGTATGTTGTCGGCTTAGAATATATGCCAAATAAAAGAAATAGAAAAAAAAGAAAAAATTAG
- a CDS encoding minichromosome maintenance protein MCM has translation MNSTTKSQTSIAKFEEFFATLYKDDVFDILEKYPDERSLNVDYRTLEIFDPDLADLLIDKPEEVIDAARLAIKNIDPLVKDADINIRFEHLSNVIPLKTLLSKYIGTFVAADGIVRKTDEIRPRIETGVFECRGCMRLHEVDQTSANTIIEPSLCSECGGRSFRLLQEESKYVDTQTARMQEPLENLSGGTEPKQMLMILEDDLVDRLNPGDKVRITGTLKTFREERSGKFKNYIYVNHIEPLEQEFEELQLSEEDEEKIIELSKDPHIYDKIIKSTAPSIKGYRDVKEAIALQLFGGASKQLEDETKLRGDIHILIVGDPGIGKSQILKYVSRLAPRSIYTSGKGTTGAGLTAAAVRDELGGWSLEAGALVLGDQGNVCVDELDKMRSEDRSALHEALEQQTVSIAKAGIMATLNSRCSVLAAANPKFGRFDRYKVLAEQIDLPAPIISRFDLIFVIEDKPSKERDSELAEHILKTHQFNTVDYEIEPELLRKYIAYARKNVNPRLTEAANEVLKEFYVSTRNSNPEEQGAVPITARQLEAIIRLSEASAKIKLKETVDKEDAEKAVRLQLACLREVGVDPETGEMDADIVSGGTRKSERDKIKIVSEEIKFLEEEYGGQAPLNVLISNMSDKHGISEDKTEQIIRNLVQKGVIYEPSTGYFRLA, from the coding sequence ATGAATTCAACTACTAAATCACAAACATCAATTGCAAAATTCGAAGAGTTTTTTGCTACATTATATAAGGATGATGTATTTGACATCCTTGAAAAATATCCTGATGAACGATCACTTAATGTGGATTATCGTACATTGGAAATATTTGATCCAGACTTGGCAGATTTATTAATCGACAAACCAGAGGAAGTTATTGATGCTGCTAGATTAGCTATTAAGAACATTGACCCTCTCGTTAAAGATGCGGATATCAACATCCGTTTTGAACATTTAAGCAATGTCATTCCATTGAAAACACTTTTAAGTAAATACATTGGAACATTTGTTGCTGCAGACGGAATCGTTAGAAAAACTGATGAAATCAGACCACGTATCGAAACAGGTGTGTTTGAGTGTAGAGGATGTATGAGACTGCATGAGGTAGACCAAACTTCCGCAAACACCATAATAGAACCTTCATTATGTAGTGAATGTGGTGGAAGGTCATTTAGATTACTCCAAGAAGAATCAAAATACGTAGATACACAAACTGCAAGGATGCAGGAACCATTGGAAAACTTATCTGGAGGAACTGAACCTAAACAGATGTTAATGATTTTAGAAGATGATTTAGTAGATAGATTAAATCCTGGAGACAAAGTAAGAATCACCGGGACATTAAAAACATTCAGAGAAGAAAGAAGCGGCAAATTCAAGAATTATATTTATGTAAATCACATTGAACCGCTTGAACAAGAGTTTGAAGAATTGCAACTCTCTGAAGAAGATGAAGAAAAAATCATTGAATTGTCAAAAGACCCACATATTTACGATAAAATTATCAAATCAACAGCACCTTCAATTAAAGGTTATAGGGATGTAAAAGAAGCTATTGCATTGCAGTTATTTGGAGGAGCTTCCAAACAGCTTGAAGATGAAACTAAACTGAGAGGAGACATTCATATTCTCATTGTAGGGGACCCTGGTATCGGTAAGTCCCAGATATTGAAATATGTTTCAAGACTCGCTCCAAGAAGTATTTACACAAGTGGTAAAGGTACAACAGGTGCGGGTTTAACTGCAGCAGCTGTAAGAGATGAACTTGGTGGATGGTCTCTTGAAGCAGGTGCATTAGTACTTGGGGACCAAGGTAACGTTTGTGTTGACGAGCTCGATAAAATGAGATCTGAAGACAGATCCGCGCTCCACGAAGCATTGGAACAACAAACAGTAAGTATTGCAAAAGCAGGTATTATGGCAACATTGAACTCAAGATGTTCAGTACTCGCAGCAGCAAACCCAAAATTCGGAAGATTTGACAGATATAAAGTACTTGCAGAACAAATTGATTTGCCAGCACCAATTATTTCTCGTTTCGATTTGATTTTTGTAATTGAAGATAAACCAAGTAAAGAAAGAGATTCAGAATTAGCAGAGCATATTTTGAAAACTCACCAGTTCAATACTGTTGATTATGAAATTGAACCAGAATTGCTTAGAAAATACATCGCATATGCACGTAAAAATGTTAATCCTAGATTAACTGAAGCAGCAAATGAAGTTTTAAAAGAGTTCTATGTAAGTACAAGGAACAGTAACCCAGAAGAACAAGGTGCAGTTCCTATTACCGCAAGACAGCTCGAAGCAATTATTCGTTTATCTGAAGCTAGTGCTAAAATCAAACTTAAAGAAACCGTTGACAAAGAAGATGCGGAAAAAGCTGTTAGATTACAATTAGCTTGTCTTAGAGAAGTTGGTGTTGATCCTGAAACCGGTGAAATGGACGCTGATATCGTAAGTGGTGGAACCAGAAAATCAGAAAGAGACAAAATAAAAATTGTATCTGAAGAAATCAAATTCCTTGAAGAGGAATATGGTGGACAGGCTCCTTTAAACGTATTGATATCCAATATGAGTGACAAGCATGGAATAAGTGAAGATAAAACAGAACAAATCATTAGAAACTTAGTCCAAAAAGGAGTCATATACGAACCATCAACTGGATACTTTAGACTTGCTTAA
- a CDS encoding translation initiation factor IF-2 subunit beta — translation MDKYEDLLERAIDQLPPEVFEHKRFKIPKAYSDIQGNRTFIKNFKDVAEGLNRDPQHLLKFLMRELGTAGNIEGQRAILQGKFTHYLINERIEDYVDKYVICHECNRPDTRIIREGRIFLLKCAACGATAPLKSL, via the coding sequence ATGGATAAATACGAAGATTTATTAGAAAGAGCAATTGACCAATTACCTCCTGAAGTATTTGAACACAAAAGGTTCAAAATCCCTAAAGCTTATTCAGACATCCAAGGTAATAGAACTTTCATTAAAAACTTTAAAGACGTTGCAGAAGGTTTAAACAGAGACCCTCAACACTTATTAAAATTCTTAATGAGAGAATTAGGTACTGCAGGAAACATAGAAGGTCAAAGAGCAATCTTACAAGGTAAATTTACTCATTACTTAATTAATGAAAGAATTGAAGATTACGTAGACAAATATGTAATTTGCCACGAATGTAACAGACCAGATACTAGAATTATCAGAGAAGGTAGAATATTCTTACTTAAATGTGCTGCTTGCGGAGCAACTGCACCTTTAAAATCATTATAA